CGAGCTCCGCAGCAAGGTGGTCGGCGCCATGGCCTACCCGATTATCCTGGCGGTGGTGGGCACGCTGGTGGTGAACGGCCTGATCATTTTTGTCGTGCCGTCGGTGCAGGGGCTGTTCGACCGCCTGAAGGAAAAGAACCAGCTGCCGGCGATTACCGAATGGCTGCTGTGGATCAGCGGTCTGATGACCAGCTACTGGGGTTTACTCGTCTTGGCGGCGCTGGTCGCCGGCGGCGTGGCGCTCGCACGTTGGTCGGCCACGCCGAACGGACGGGCCATGCTGGACCGCTGGCGGATCAAGCTGCCGATGGCCGGCTCGATCTACCTGAGCCTGGCGGTGGCGAGGTTCTGCCGCGTGCTGGGCACGCTGCTCAAGGGCGGCGTGCCGATTGTCCGCTCGCTTGACATCGCCGCCGACTCGACCGGCAACGTGGTGCTCTCGGAAGTCGTCCGCGACGCCGCCGACAACATCACGTCGGGCGAGGCGCTGGCAGAGCCGCTGGCCGCGAGCGGCCACTTCCCGCGCGACGTGTGCGAGATGATCGCGGTCGCCGAACAGTCCAACAACCTCGAAGTAGTGCTCGAGCAGATCAGCGACTCGCTCGAGAAATCGACCTGGCGGCGGATCGAGCTGTTCGTGAAGCTGCTGGAGCCGCTGCTGCTGCTCGTGATGGCGGCCGTGGTGCTGGTGGTGGTCATCGCGCTGCTGCTGCCAATTATCAAGATGAGCACGTCGGTCTAGCCCAGCGGGCGGCCGGCCTCAACCGAACCAGAGAATCCAAACCTACCCCAAGGAGTTTCCCAAGATGCAACGCAGTCCCCGCAGCCGCCGCCGAGCCGGCGCATTCACCCTGATCGAGGTCCTGCTGGTGCTGGTGATCCTGGTGGTCATCGGCTCGATCGCCGCGACGTCTTTCATGGGCGCACAAGAGGGCGCGAACAAGAACGCCGCCAAGTCGCAGGTCGACATGTTTGAGAACGCGAT
This genomic interval from Posidoniimonas corsicana contains the following:
- a CDS encoding type II secretion system F family protein: MPDFAYTARDLTGALIEGTMSAGSEREAVANLSSKELFPLTVKATSKQAAGEHIKVKSKFVTPFYSQLASLLRSGVPLLRSLQVIGDQASNPQFKQVINDITDRVEDGATLAEAMARHPRAFPELATSIVRAGGEGGFLEDALDRVAVFTDQQAELRSKVVGAMAYPIILAVVGTLVVNGLIIFVVPSVQGLFDRLKEKNQLPAITEWLLWISGLMTSYWGLLVLAALVAGGVALARWSATPNGRAMLDRWRIKLPMAGSIYLSLAVARFCRVLGTLLKGGVPIVRSLDIAADSTGNVVLSEVVRDAADNITSGEALAEPLAASGHFPRDVCEMIAVAEQSNNLEVVLEQISDSLEKSTWRRIELFVKLLEPLLLLVMAAVVLVVVIALLLPIIKMSTSV